A single window of Taeniopygia guttata chromosome 1, bTaeGut7.mat, whole genome shotgun sequence DNA harbors:
- the NRIP1 gene encoding nuclear receptor-interacting protein 1: MTHGEELGSEMHQDSVVLTYLEGLLMHQAAGGSGTAVDKKSTGHSGEDQNFKISGNIFPSCQSNGPVLNTSTYRGSGMLHLKKARLLQSSEDWNAAKRRRLSDSIVDLDGKKEALLAGMVENVPKGKQDSTLLASLLQSFSSRLQSVALSQQIRQSLKEQGYSLSHDSLQVEKDLRCYGVASSHLKTLLKKSKAKDQKLDSSLPDITKNLPKERFIESPHAVQSSPKVMNEPLSCAARLQAVASMVEKRSSPAASPKPSVACSQLALLLSSEAHLQQYSREHALKAQNANQIASERLAAMARLQESAQKDMGQFGLAKGMTSHLNGQAGSSPKTAASKGNMAPFQSSVGIVHSPPKTVGYKSTVERSNLKTSPSNSLLLHLLKSQNTTKHVKGREQSERASIFEDSSTPTTVDEYSDNNPSFTEDSSDDESSHSNCLPIDLSFKQRTDKPDAGPPASLDNLTQSLLRNWDPKVSCPENKEEKDTPKASKLNPHQKVTLLQLLLGHKSEEQVDKSSDPQGPHSTADVAKFTVQTGKRTPVTDSPSANRMTPLSTPPLLASTKADSPINLSHQSLAVKRSSPPYACSIQPDRLMNSASKHLIDLSKSKEIQGAKLSRTDSPQNPSAFSASKLLQNLAQCGMQSSMSSEEQRASKQLLAGNMDKPVGLIDRLNSPLLTNKLGMHEENNKLFSCQPSPAEQGLPGSEIENLLERRTVLQLLLGTPNKGKSEKKERMLLRDESSQEQTDKALNEQILTVKIKSEPSDESNVPYNSNAQQVRECKGNKFQGFVHSLQRNTAASPASEEVKSEPISPQDFSFSKNGLLSRLLRQNQDNYPADELDRSHRNNELTHLESKSLCTVPKKRKLHAEPLESPLKKMKSNVSDAGNNHASPTEALYGPLLNQQELKFSRSDAEFKYAVSHGSNSETENRSWSRDSKGFNVLKQLLLSENCERDLSQHRNNILTEGKKKGNKTSATINKPEFTISSVRSLVGSPVQQNNCVDHRTFQYPVAVKSPASSPFPEHLGSTVSRLESDQFSMCSVPSEKGPIRWVITGMDKNDYEKDSPRLTKTNPILYYMLQKGGSSVSSQEAHDKEIWNEPSFTESSTRVTIKEELTSDTELKTPFSNLRSPYNSHMGSNTSHQHGGVNGEVHGLLEKVRTIKKEPE, encoded by the coding sequence ATGACTCATGGAGAAGAGCTTGGCTCTGAGATGCACCAGGATTCTGTTGTTCTAACTTACCTAGAGGGATTACTAATGCATCAAGCAGCAGGAGGCTCAGGTACTGCAGTTGACAAAAAGTCCACTGGGCATAGTGGGGAGGATCAAAACTTTAAGATTTCAGGAAATATATTTCCCAGCTGTCAGAGTAATGGTCCCGTTCTTAACACAAGTACGTATCGGGGATCTGGCATGCTGCACCTCAAAAAAGCAAGACTGTTGCAGTCTTCAGAAGACTGGAATGCAGCAAAGAGAAGGCGGTTGTCTGATTCCATTGTGGATTTAGATGGAAAAAAGGAAGCTTTGTTGGCTGGCATGGTTGAAAATGTGCCTAAAGGCAAACAGGATAGCACATTACTTGCCTCTTTGCTTCAGTCATTCAGCTCTAGGCTGCAGAGTGTTGCTCTGTCACAGCAGATTAGACAGAGTCTTAAGGAGCAAGGGTATTCTCTTAGCCATGATTCTTTACAAGTGGAGAAAGATTTAAGGTGCTACGGTGTTGCATCCAGCCACCTGAAGACTCTGCTGAAGAAGAGCAAAGCAAAAGATCAGAAGCTGGACAGCAGCCTGCCTGACATCACTAAGAACCTGCCCAAGGAGAGGTTTATAGAATCTCCTCATGCGGTGCAGAGCAGCCCTAAGGTGATGAATGAGCCCCTGTCGTGTGCTGCAAGATTACAAGCTGTTGCAAGCATGGTAGAGAAACGATCCAGTCCTGCTGCTTCGCCCAAGCCCAGCGTAGCGTGCAGCCAGCTGGCTTTGCTCCTTTCCAGTGAAGCCCACTTGCAGCAGTACTCCAGGGAACATGctttaaaagcacaaaatgCCAATCAGATCGCAAGCGAGAGACTTGCAGCAATGGCCAGGCTACAGGAGAGTGCTCAGAAGGACATGGGCCAGTTTGGTTTGGCCAAGGGAATGACAAGCCATCTCAATGGTCAAGCAGGATCATCCCCCAAAACAGCCGCTAGCAAAGGCAATATGGCACCATTTCAGAGTTCGGTGGGAATCGTGCACTCGCCTCCCAAAACTGTGGGATACAAAAGTACTGTGGAAAGGAGTAACCTGAAAACCTCTCCCAGCAACAGCTTGCTCTTACATCTGCTGAAAAGCCAGAATACCACCAAGCACGTGAAAGGGCGTGAGCAGAGTGAGAGAGCCAGCATTTTTGAAGACAGCAGCACACCGACAACTGTTGATGAGTATTCAGACAACAATCCCAGTTTTACAGAAGACAGCAGTGATGATGAAAGCTCCCATTCTAACTGTCTTCCTATAGACCTATCCTTTAAACAGAGGACAGATAAACCAGATGCAGGTCCACCTGCATCACTGGATAACCTGACTCAGTCCTTGCTTCGTAACTGGGATCCAAAAGTTTCCTGTCCAGAGAACAAGGAAGAGAAAGACACTCCAAAAGCTTCTAAGCTGAATCCCCACCAGAAAGTAACACTGCTTCAGCTGTTACTTGGGCATAAGAGTGAAGAACAGGTAGACAAGAGTAGCGATCCTCAGGGACCACACAGTACAGCTGATGTGGCAAAATTCACTGTACAGACTGGGAAAAGGACTCCTGTTACCGACAGTCCCAGTGCCAACCGAATGACTCCGTTAAGCACTCCCCCCTTGCTGGCTTCTACAAAAGCAGACTCTCCCATAAATCTCTCACACCAGTCGCTGGCTGTCAAGCGGAGCTCGCCACCCTATGCCTGCAGCATCCAGCCAGACAGGCTGATGAATTCTGCATCTAAACACTTGATAGACCTGtccaaaagcaaagaaattcaAGGAGCTAAGCTGAGCAGGACCGATAGTCCCCAGAACCCCTCGGCATTCAGCGCAAGCAAGCTGCTGCAGAACCTGGCTCAGTGCGGCATGCAGAGTTCCATGTCGAGTGAGGAACAAAGAGCCAGCAaacagctgctggcagggaacATGGATAAACCTGTGGGCTTGATTGATAGATTGAACAGCCCTCTGCTTACGAATAAATTGGGTATGCATGAAGAAAATAACAAACTATTCAGTTGTCAGCCCTCACCCGCTGAACAAGGACTTCCAGGTTCGGAAATAGAAAATCTCCTTGAAAGGCGCACTGTCCTTCAGCTGCTTCTGGGAACTCCCAATAAAGGtaaaagtgaaaagaaagagaggatGCTTTTAAGAGATGAAAGTTCTCAAGAACAGACAGACAAGGCTTTGAATGAGCAAATATTGACggtgaaaataaaatctgaaccATCTGACGAATCAAATGTTCCTTATAATTCAAATGCACAACAAGTAAGAGAATGCAAGGGTAACAAATTCCAAGGGTTTGTTCATTCACTGcagagaaacacagctgcttctCCAGCATCCGAGGAGGTGAAATCTGAGCCTATTTCACCTcaagatttctctttttccaaaaaTGGCCTGCTAAGTAGGTTGCTGAGACAGAATCAAGACAATTACCCTGCAGATGAGCTGGACAGGAGTCACCGAAACAACGAGCTGACACACCTTGAATCCAAGAGTCTTTGCACAGTACCGAAGAAGAGGAAGCTTCATGCTGAGCCTTTGGAAAGCCCattaaaaaagatgaaaagtaATGTGTCTGATGCTGGAAACAATCACGCTTCTCCTACCGAGGCGCTCTATGGGCCTTTGCTTAACCAGCAAGAACTGAAATTCAGCAGAAGTGATGCTGAATTTAAATATGCTGTAAGTCATGGTTCAAATAGTGAAACTGAAAACAGGAGTTGGTCTAGAGATAGTAAAGGCTTTAATGTGTTGAAACAGCTGCTTCTCTCTGAAAACTGTGAGAGAGATCTGTCACAACATAGGAATAACATACTAACAGAGGgcaagaaaaaaggaaacaaaaccagtgCAACCATCAATAAACCTGAATTCACCATTTCTTCAGTAAGATCATTGGTGGGAAGCCCCGTGCAGCAGAACAATTGTGTAGATCACAGAACATTTCAGTATCCTGTAGCAGTAAAAAGTCCGGCCAGCTCCCCCTTCCCTGAACATCTGGGGAGTACGGTGTCCAGACTGGAGTCTGACCAGTTCAGCATGTGTTCCGTGCCCAGTGAGAAGGGCCCCATCAGATGGGTGATCACGGGCATGGACAAGAACGATTATGAGAAAGACTCTCCAAGACTGACCAAAACCAATCCAATATTGTACTACATGTTACAGAAAGGTGGCAGCTCTGTCAGCAGCCAAGAAGCACACGACAAAGAAATTTGGAATGAACCTTCATTTACTGAGAGTTCAACTCGTGTTACAATCAAAGAGGAGTTGACATCTGACACAGAGCTTAAAACTCCTTTTAGTAACTTAAGAAGCCCTTACAACAGCCATATGGGGAGTAACACCTCCCATCAGCATGGTGGTGTGAATGGAGAAGTGCATGGACTTCTGGAAAAAGTGCGAACAATCAAAAAAGAGCCAGAATAA